One Brassica napus cultivar Da-Ae chromosome C2, Da-Ae, whole genome shotgun sequence DNA window includes the following coding sequences:
- the LOC125581353 gene encoding probable LRR receptor-like serine/threonine-protein kinase At5g59680, translating into MESSLVLWLVLIATLAIIHSVQAQDQKGFISLDCGLPENEQSPYNDTTTGLNFSSDATFIQSGKTGKIQASSVGRLMKPYTTVRYFPDGTRSCYSLNVQSWRRYLIRATFTYGNYDGLNVQPVFDLYLGPNRWATIDLETMVNGSRVEILHKPTSNSLNICLVKTGETIPLISTLELRPMENDCYITKSGSLNLHHRSYLRKSESNILRYANDTYDRIWNPYFWKEWTQISTTLDAGRPNSYDPPKDALKNAATPTNSSGPLTIRWSSANPDAQYHLYAHFSEIQDLQANETREFNMFWNGDFFYGPLTPLKFGTNTIFSKSSRTCDGGKCSVQLIRTNRSTLPPLLNAFEVYTVIQFPLSETDESDVNAIRSIATNYELSRINWQGDPCFPQQLRWDGLNCTNADRSVPPRITSLNLSSSGLTGTIASAIQNLTELEKLDLSNNNLTGGVPEFLGNMKSLLVINLSGNDLNGLLPQALQRKGLELFVEGNPGLHASGPSRKLLKNKVSVPIVASVLASAAIAIAVLVLFLVLRKKRSKTVKDLPRPQSTPTVNDTFANKNSRRFTYSEVIKMTNNFQRVLGKGGFGMVYHGSINGSQQVAVKLLSQSSAQGYKEFKAEVDLLLRVHHTNLVTLVGYCYEGDHLALIYEFLPNGDLKQHLSGKGGRPIINWRIRLQIALEAALGLEYLHIGCTPPMVHRDVKTANILLDENFKTKLADFGLSRSFQGGCESQDSTVIAGTCGYLDPEYCRTSRLAEKSDVYSYGVVLLEMITNQPVISEKCHIAEWVGSTLKRGDITEIMDPNLGGAYDSNSAWRAVELAMSCADPFSSKRPTMSQVISELKECIVCENSRMNNNGGIESQQVSIVLDTSVGPGAR; encoded by the exons ATGGAGAGTTCTCTTGTGCTTTGGTTGGTGCTTATTGCAACTTTGGCCATCATTCATAGTGTTCAAGCCCAAGACCAAAAAG GGTTTATCAGTTTGGATTGTGGGCTACCTGAGAACGAACAGTCTCCTTATAACGACACTACCACGGGGCTGAACTTCTCCTCGGACGCAACATTCATCCAGAGTGGGAAAACTGGTAAGATTCAGGCAAGTTCGGTGGGTAGATTAATGAAGCCATACACAACGGTGAGATATTTTCCAGATGGAACACGGAGCTGCTACAGTCTGAACGTGCAGTCATGGCGTAGATATTTGATCAGGGCTACCTTTACTTATGGAAATTACGATGGTCTTAACGTTCAGCCGGTGTTTGATCTTTATCTTGGACCTAATCGATGGGCCACGATAGATTTGGAAACAATGGTGAATGGTTCAAGGGTAGAAATCTTACACAAACCAACATCAAACTCGTTGAATATTTGTCTTGTTAAGACTGGCGAAACTATACCGCTAATATCGACTTTGGAATTGAGGCCAATGGAAAATGACTGTTATATCACTAAATCTGGCTCCCTGAATCTACACCACCGGAGTTATCTTAGAAAGTCAGAATCTAATATTCTACG GTACGCCAACGATACTTATGATCGCATTTGGAATCCGTACTTTTGGAAGGAATGGACTCAGATTTCCACCACTCTTGACGCTGGCAGGCCCAACTCTTATGATCCACCGAAGGATGCACTAAAAAATGCTGCCACGCCTACTAATTCCAGTGGGCCACTGACGATTCGATGGAGTTCAGCAAATCCTGATGCCCAATATCACTTGTACGCACACTTTTCTGAGATCCAAGACTTGCAGGCAAATGAAACCAGAGAATTCAACATGTTTTGGAatggagattttttttatggtcCACTAACTCCCTTAAAGTTTGGAACAAATACTATCTTCAGCAAGTCATCGAGAACTTGTGATGGAGGGAAATGCAGTGTTCAGCTGATACGAACCAACAGATCAACTCTTCCACCTCTACTTAATGCTTTTGAAGTCTACACAGTCATCCAGTTTCCACTGTCCGAAACCGATGAAAGCGATG TAAATGCTATACGTAGCATCGCCACCAACTATGAATTAAGTAGAATCAACTGGCAAGGTGATCCATGCTTCCCTCAGCAGCTTAGGTGGGACGGTTTAAACTGCACTAACGCGGATAGGTCCGTGCCACCAAGAATCACTTCTTT AAACTTGTCTTCAAGTGGTTTAACTGGGACCATAGCATCTGCCATTCAAAATCTTACGGAACTAGAAAAACT GGACTTGTCCAATAATAATTTAACTGGAGGAGTGCCAGAGTTTCTAGGCAACATGAAATCGTTGTTAGTCAT AAATTTAAGCGGGAACGATCTTAATGGTTTACTTCCTCAAGCCTTACAAAGAAAAGGATTGGAGCTATT TGTCGAAGGAAACCCAGGTCTTCATGCCTCCGGTCCAAGTAGGAAATTACTTAAGAATAAAGTTTCTGTGCCCATTGTTGCATCCGTCCTTGCTTCTGCAGCCATTGCCATTGCTGTATTGGTTCTTTTCCTTGTACTCAGAAAGAAAAGATCAAAGACTGTAAAAG ATCTACCTCGGCCACAAAGTACGCCTACAGTGAATGATACATTTGCTAATAAGAACAGCAGAAGGTTCACATATTCAGAGgtcatcaaaatgacaaataACTTCCAAAGAGTTTTAGGTAAAGGAGGGTTCGGCATGGTGTATCACGGTTCTATAAACGGCTCTCAACAAGTTGCTGTTAAACTACTCTCTCAGTCTTCAGCTCAAGGCTATAAAGAATTCAAAGCAGAG GTTGATCTTCTTCTAAGAGTCCACCATACAAATTTGGTGACCCTCGTCGGGTATTGCTATGAAGGAGATCACTTGGCCCTCATCTATGAGTTTCTGCCTAATGGAGACTTGAAACAACATTTGTCAG GAAAAGGAGGTAGACCTATCATCAACTGGAGAATTCGACTACAGATAGCTTTGGAGGCAGCATTAG GACTGGAGTACTTACATATTGGATGCACACCACCAATGGTTCATAGAGATGTCAAAACTGCAAACATATTGTTAGATGAGAATTTCAAGACCAAACTCGCTGATTTTGGCCTCTCAAGATCTTTCCAAGGTGGATGCGAATCTCAGGATTCAACAGTGATTGCTGGTACTTGTGGATACCTTGATCCTGA atATTGCCGTACAAGTCGGTTGGCTGAGAAGAGTGATGTATATAGTTACGGGGTCGTGTTATTGGAGATGATCACAAACCAACCTGTGATTTCTGAAAAGTGTCACATAGCAGAATGGGTTGGCTCTACGCTTAAGAGAGGTGATATAACTGAGATCATGGATCCAAACCTTGGCGGGGCTTATGACTCTAACTCTGCGTGGAGAGCTGTTGAGCTGGCAATGTCATGCGCTGATCCTTTTTCCTCAAAACGACCAACCATGTCTCAGGTTATTAGCGAGTTAAAAGAGTGTATTGTGTGTGAAAACTCGAGGATGAATAACAATGGAGGGATAGAATCTCAACAAGTGAGCATTGTCTTGGATACTTCGGTGGGTCCTGGAGCAAGATAG